From Catharus ustulatus isolate bCatUst1 chromosome 6, bCatUst1.pri.v2, whole genome shotgun sequence, a single genomic window includes:
- the AP5M1 gene encoding AP-5 complex subunit mu-1: MALRALWLLRHDPAAGGAVLFSRRFPTVELRAETFNGSTHVPVPSDSSFLKALLFELRLVGEHVFVEQRDSCTRICHSCVHSVATSTGELWPVLAFHKSGLIYACVPLVEGTLEPRPPLLTISGLSQGLALLLGIMDYVSPSRKNEAELNAKIGQLRILLVQACPLGTPLNTNICSLSSSFQDIQEMPVDKDQPAWRSSSYKGRPQVNVCITEKVKCMQYDQRDVVDTWQVYGTVNCKCDIEGSAPNVTLSLSLPTNAPPLQDIVVHHCVTSVDPAMLLSTSAEPLHDSVYNGPYKFPFIPPSDSFNLCYYTSQVPVPPILGCYQLVEEGSQIKITVNLKLHESIKNSFEYCEARIPFFNRGPIAQLEYKVSYGQLDLSREKSLLVWVIGQKFPKSLEVSLTGTLSFGTAGKEHPTDYVCTGNTAYVKMYFRIPDFTLTGCYVDQHSVQIFVPGKPKITASRELISSDYYIWNSKAPAPMVYKPLLE, translated from the exons GCGCTTCCCCACGGTTGAGCTGCGCGCCGAGACCTTCAACGGCTCCACGCacgtccctgtcccctcagacAGCTCCTTCCTCAAGGCCCTGCTCTTTGAGCTGAGGCTGGTGGGTGAGCACGTGTTCGTGGAGCAGCGGGACAGCTGCACCCGGATCTGCCACTCCTGCGTGCATTCCGTGGCCACCAGCACCGGGGAGCTCTGGCCAGTGCTGGCCTTCCACAAGAGCGGCCTCATCTACGCCTGCGTCCCGCTGGTGGAGGGGACCCTGGAGCCACGGCCACCCCTCCTGACCATCAGTGGGCTCTCACAGGGACTGGCTCTGCTCTTGGGCATCATGGACTACGtctctcccagcaggaaaaacGAGGCTGAGCTGAACGCAAAGATCGGGCAGCTCCGAATTCTGCTGGTCCAGGCCTGTCCCCTGGGCACCCCCCTGAACACCAACatctgcagcctgagcagctccttccaggaCATCCAGGAGATGCCTGTGGATAAGGATCAGCCAGCCTGGAGATCCAGCAGCTACAAGGGCAGACCTCAGGTGAATGTCTGCATCACTGAGAAGGTCAAGTGTATGCAGTATGACCAGAGGGATGTGGTGGACACGTGGCAGGTTTATGGAACTGTGAACTGCAAG TGCGACATAGAGGGCTCTGCACCAAACGTCaccctcagcctttccctgccGACCAACGCGCCCCCGCTGCAGGACATCGTGGTCCATCACTGTGTGACCTCTGTGGACCCTGCCATGCTGCTGTCCACCAGTGCTGAGCCTCTGCATGATTCTGTCTACAATGGACCTTACAAATTCCCTTTCATTCCTCCTTCAGATTCCTTCAACCTGTGTTACTACACTTCCCAG GTTCCTGTCCCACCCATTTTGGGATGTTACCAGCTCGTTGAAGAGGGATCACAGATAAAAATAACAGTTAATCTAAAGCTCCATGAAAGCATAAAGAATTCTTTTGAGTACTGTGAAGCTCGTATACCTTTCTTCAACAG GGGCCCCATTGCTCAGCTGGAGTACAAAGTTAGTTATGGGCAGCTGGATTTGTCCCGGGAGAAGAGTCTGCTGGTCTGGGTCATTG GACAGAAGTTCCCCAAATCTTTGGAAGTTTCCCTGACTGGAACTCTGTCTTTCGGCACCGCGGGCAAAGAGCACCCGACTGATTATGTGTGCACTGGGAACACTGCATATGTAAAA ATGTATTTTAGGATCCCAGACTTTACACTTACTGGATGTTATGTAGACCAGCATTCTGTTCAGATCTTTGTTCCAGGGAAGCCCAAAATTACTGCAT cCCGGGAATTGATTTCTTCTGATTACTACATCTGGAATTCCAAAGCACCAGCACCTATGGTGTACAAGCCCTTACTTGAATAA